The Desulfovibrio legallii genomic interval TTGATGGCCGGGCGCACGCCCGCGTTGAAGAGGTTCGGCTCCAGGTACACCTGACCATCGGTGATGGAGATCACGTTGGTGGGGATGTACGCGGAAACGTCGCCCGCCTGGGTTTCAATGATGGGCAGCGCCGTCATGGAACCCGCGCCCAGCTTGTCGCTCACCTTGGCCGCGCGCTCCAGAAGGCGCGAGTGCAGGTAAAAGACGTCGCCGGGGAAGGCTTCACGCCCCGGAGGACGACGGAGCAGCAGGGACATCTGGCGGTAGGCCACAGCCTGCTTGGAAAGATCGTCGTAGATGATCAGGGCGTGCTTGCCGTTATTGCGGTAGAATTCGGCCATGGTGCAGCCGGTGTAGGCCGCAATGTACTGCAAAGGCGCGGGATCGGACGCGGTGGCCGAAATGATGGTGGTGTACTCCAGCGCGCCGTAGCGGCGCAGGGTATCGGCCACCAGAGCGACGGAGGACTTCTTCTGGCCGATGGCCACATAGAAGCAGTGGATGTCCGTCTCTTTCTGGGCCAGGATGGCGTCAATACACACGGCGGTTTTGCCCGTCTGGCGGTCGCCGATGATGAGCTCGCGCTGGCCGCGGCCGATGGGCGTCATGGCGTCGATGGCCTTGAGACCCGTGGGCATGGGCTCGTGCACGCTCTTGCGGGCGATGATGCCGGGGGCCTTGATTTCCACCGGGCGGACTTCTTCGGCCTCAATGGGGCCGAGGCCGTCGATGGGCTCGCCCAGCGGGTTGAGCACGCGGCCCATGACCTTGTCGCCCACAGGCACGGAGAAAATCTTGCCCGTGCGTTTGACCGGATCGCCTTCTTTGATGCCCACGTCCGGCCCGAGCAGCGCCACGCCCACGTTATCGGCTTCCAGGTTGAGCACCATGCCCATGACG includes:
- the atpA gene encoding F0F1 ATP synthase subunit alpha, whose translation is MQIKAEEISKIIEDQIKNYEQRVEMSETGTVLYVGDGIARVYGVQNAMSMELLEFPGGVMGMVLNLEADNVGVALLGPDVGIKEGDPVKRTGKIFSVPVGDKVMGRVLNPLGEPIDGLGPIEAEEVRPVEIKAPGIIARKSVHEPMPTGLKAIDAMTPIGRGQRELIIGDRQTGKTAVCIDAILAQKETDIHCFYVAIGQKKSSVALVADTLRRYGALEYTTIISATASDPAPLQYIAAYTGCTMAEFYRNNGKHALIIYDDLSKQAVAYRQMSLLLRRPPGREAFPGDVFYLHSRLLERAAKVSDKLGAGSMTALPIIETQAGDVSAYIPTNVISITDGQVYLEPNLFNAGVRPAINVGLSVSRVGGAAQIKAMKQVAGTMRLDLAQYRELAAFAQFGSDLDKGTKAKLERGARLVELLKQPQYQPMPAQEQVASIYAATHGYMDDVPVESVRKFEAEMLTFLRDTRKDVLDAIKDKKVIDEAVEKTLTEAITAFKQGWTA